The Apium graveolens cultivar Ventura chromosome 10, ASM990537v1, whole genome shotgun sequence nucleotide sequence CACCCTCAGCCGGATGAATGATCCCCATGCATCCCACTATCTTTCCCTGGCCTCCAGCTCTGATCTTATGTCATCAAGTAACAGACAGTGCCTTTTGTATTTTATACTTTTCCCCAACAGTGAAATTCCTGCCAGGAGATTAATTGTATTGTGGGTTGCTGAAGGACTGGTAGATCAATCACCAGATAGTGCAGAAACACCAGAATCCGCGGGCGAGAAGATTCTGAACGAGTTAGTCCAAAATTGCATGATTCAAGTTGCAAAATGGAAGCCAAACGGAAAAGTTAAAACATGTAGGCTAAACTACGGTTTGATGGATGCTTTACTGTTGGAAGCAGGGAAAGCTAACTTTCTCAAAAGCAACTTACAAGCCGCTGCCTCAAAGTCATCCAAAAAGAAAGGCAAAATCCTTCGAGTAGCCGATCATCTTGACAACAATTCTTCCATTTTTTCACACATTCACGAGAATGACAGCATTGGTTCTTCTTCCTTTAAGAATCAGTACAAGCAACTCATTTCATTTATTTCATTTGATTCACGGGAAGGGCCTGTACCTGGACAAAACATAGGAAACTTCATTCATCGAGGCACTACCTTGAATTGCTTTAAAATGATTTGTGTAGTTGACCTTGAAGGCACCTTCAGGCCTAAATTACCAGATTCAATCAAAAAGCTATCTCAACTTAGGTATCTTGGCCTTCGGCGCACCTATACAGAGCTACTTCCCGCATCAATAGGGAAATTGTTAAACCTTCAAACCTTGGATTTAAAACACACTTGCCTCAGGAGCCTCCCTGTCTGCATATGGAAGCTGCAACAACTTCGACATTTGTACTTGAGTGAGAGCTATCGCAGCAGGATTATGGCCCCCGGAAGTTCTAGTTCACTTCTCGACATCCAGACTTTATGGGGTGCCTTTGTAGATGAAGAAACACAGATTGAATATGGTCTGAACAGATTGAGCAATCTTAGAAAGTTAGGTTTGGTATATAGGTTACCAGTGAAACAGCAGGGTATATTAGCCGATTGGATATCAAAATTGCATCACCTGGAATCCTTGAGGCTGAGATCAGTTGATGATATGAATAACCCATCTCTCCTTTACTTAAAAACTCTTTCAGGCCTCAGCAAGCTGTCCAGTCTGTATTTACTTGGAACACTAGCCAATCCGTTTGTCCTGGAAACATTTCCAGGAAGCCTGACTGAAATTACTCTATCACTTTCTGGGATATTTTTTGACCCAATGCGGGTGCTGGAAAAGCTGCCATATCTAAGAATCCTCAACTTATATGCAGGCTCATATACAAAAAAAACAATGGTTTGCTCGTCAGGAGGATTTCCTTTGCTTCGAGTTCTAAATTTGTGGAAGTTAGAGGAACTTGAAGAATGGATTGTTAAAGATGGATCCTTGATAATTCTTAGACATTTAGAGATTAGATCTTGTCTAAAGTTAAAAATGATTCCAGAGGGTCTTAAACACCTGGAGCATTGCCGAGAACTCAAGTTAACAAGTATGTCTGATGACTTAAAGGCCAGGGTTACTAAGGATAAAGGTGTAGATTGGCAGAATATTGCACATATCGCTTCGGTTGTTGTAAGGAACTGATATCTATATTTTTCTACTTATCTTGATCCATGCATTTTGTTTTCTGTATACTTTGTTGTGATGGATCCAAATATATGTCTTAGGCTTCTCCTATTAATTAAGTTTCGATTCAAGTTCTAGTAAGTAATATGTCTATGATCCCAGTCTGTTTCCTTGTATCTTGCATTAGCCTATATTGATAACAGCTGCATACTAATTTCTTGAAGCCTTCAAGAGAAATTACCCAGGAGACTTAAGATTTGAGGGAGTTTGTTATACATGATCCATATATTTACTTCCAATATCATCTACAAATTCTATGTTTGTGTTCAATAAAACAGTATTCAGATGGGAAGTTTCTGTATTTATTAATTCAGACACAAAATAAGAAGATAATATAAGTTCTACATAGAAACAGAAAAAAATATGATTTTCAGATTCTGCAGACAGAAATAGTTTTCCTTTAGGTATAAATATTGTGATGATTATTGTAATGGTCTTCTTGTAAGAGGTGAGAATGAAGAAACATGTTTTGACTGAATTTTTCTAGTACAGAACATTCAAAATGAATGGAAGAAAGGGATGAGTTCAAATTATAACGAGGAACTAGTGAACTCTTCTTTAAATTTGCCAAATTGAACTATTACGCTCTTTCCCACCAAAAGCATTGTAAAATCATCCTATAGATTTAACTACCACACTCTGATGTTTCCAACAATTTCTCACTGAAAACTGAAATTTCATTTTGAAGGTTTTAATTCTACACCTGTGTAAAGATTGCCGTATGATTATGATTTCTACTGTTATATCAAATTCTTGAATAGAAGAAACTTATGATCTAGAAAGAGgtgttcatttatttctgaaagAAGATGACAATAAAATTCCAGTTGCTGCAGGTCCCTAAAAAAGCTATCAAAAGCAGAAGACAGACAAAAACTTTATTTGAAAAACACGAAAATTCCCTTTTCGGATAGCCAACTTCAAATGATAAGCTCTTATAAAATACGCACATATATATATGCAGGCGTTCTGGTGAAAGATTTCATCTGCAACATTGAGACTTTCCTCTACTGTATGTGAGCAACAATCCCGTGAATAATATATTTATGAGGAAAATCAAGTTTCCTACTATAGTCTTTTCATATTTGTAAAAGAAGTCATGCAAAATCAAAACACAATAATATTAAGTGTAACGTAAAAATTACGAGGTCCCCTTATAACAATATTGCTTAATCGATGTTAAAAATTGTGAATTTATGTACTGCTGTAGTCTACTTCAATGTTCCCCAAAAAAGAAGAACTTTGATCATGGGTAACGCAGGGTCAGTTGGTACATCGAGACGCTCAATAAAGCTTGACCGAACAATTCACAAAATAAGCATTGTGATTGTAAGGAGATAGTTTAAAATGGTTAGTTTAAGATACTTGGGCCTGAATTATTTGACCATAGTTTAAAATGGCAGGGATACTTGGGCCGGGATTATTTGAcctgaaattattattttaatattatctTTGTATAAATAACTAACATGCATGCTTTTTGATTCTATGAAGCGTAAACATTCATTTCCAATTTATTTTCTCAAACAACGGCTATATAAATGTATTTTAATTTCATGTTTTAGTAATATGTTATATTTTAATTACGTTTTTTGTCTTATTTAATTAgcatatttaaaaatttaatcacttttatttgattattataatttaaaattattacttaattaaaattttaaacttGTACAATCGGATTATATTTGCAAATCAAATAAATAAGTTAATAATCGAGTTAATGAGTAATGTATCATCAAATTAGTGTGATCAAATCTAACAAAAAAGAAATTATTATGATTGAATATACAAGTAGaagtataaaatattataaaaataatttttaaagtatgTTGAAGTGACCCCTGCATTGGAAACACTCGTCCATTTCATTCCCCAGATTACATTGTCTTAAGTGTACCTGAGAATGAGGTATGTTAAATTTTGAAAGAGGCACTCCCATTATGGGTGCTCTTAGAGCATATGCACTGCAAACCCATTTGGGGTATTGGGCCGCGCAATATGGCATAGATAGATAAAAGTAAAGACCCACCGCATTGGACGGATTTAAATAAAACAGTCCCGTCCCACCACCCCAGGCCGGAC carries:
- the LOC141691568 gene encoding putative disease resistance protein At1g59780, giving the protein MDQGAHVDYICKMENRGQDQNFVFPDILSDESDDQEVGTSDFREKITINFQLLEVCRELSRTEQSLKLCLKNTDIPFLESVVGPGLDSQLQWILLKLRITSAMLEAAVERTNSGSASEVETRKLDSFANYLMEITRLIDQDITGNLISEEVVEYSSPTTVRAYAKKFGGKISSVEAQINGLHDWATTLGLTSAGCGETVCLPDNKFIVESVTEDERNDSSTVGLEEDIQVITNKLIIGHSTPSLVAITGGKGIGKTTLARKIYKNPEVVHHFPCRAWVTSPLDFEPNSFLFSIAKQVLVGFAVNDSIEKIKYKLSNLWGFQRYLIVLDDAHAIEEATKTLLDLCSNQFNGSKLLITTTKRDLFKASPNCYIHERRVLGDEEAWELFNARLCFQVDQEVVQLAREVVKKCSGIPSSVVKLADFMSSKAATQEQWFITLSRMNDPHASHYLSLASSSDLMSSSNRQCLLYFILFPNSEIPARRLIVLWVAEGLVDQSPDSAETPESAGEKILNELVQNCMIQVAKWKPNGKVKTCRLNYGLMDALLLEAGKANFLKSNLQAAASKSSKKKGKILRVADHLDNNSSIFSHIHENDSIGSSSFKNQYKQLISFISFDSREGPVPGQNIGNFIHRGTTLNCFKMICVVDLEGTFRPKLPDSIKKLSQLRYLGLRRTYTELLPASIGKLLNLQTLDLKHTCLRSLPVCIWKLQQLRHLYLSESYRSRIMAPGSSSSLLDIQTLWGAFVDEETQIEYGLNRLSNLRKLGLVYRLPVKQQGILADWISKLHHLESLRLRSVDDMNNPSLLYLKTLSGLSKLSSLYLLGTLANPFVLETFPGSLTEITLSLSGIFFDPMRVLEKLPYLRILNLYAGSYTKKTMVCSSGGFPLLRVLNLWKLEELEEWIVKDGSLIILRHLEIRSCLKLKMIPEGLKHLEHCRELKLTSMSDDLKARVTKDKGVDWQNIAHIASVVVRN